The region aacgcTTTGGTATTGGCATCGTGCATTTTTATAACATGTATCCTAGCGAAAACGGTGCTTCTCTGACGTCACGTCCGGGACCGGGGGGTTGAAAATGTGAGCTTTCTGCATTTCTGGCTTATGGACTGGCTCGTTCAATTCCGAAATAAGATCAAATAAATTccaagaagaaataaaaaaatatttttgtgttgatCATAACTGATCTTCTTTAGAAGCCATAACAGAGAAATAGATAGGTGTCATGTTGTAGAGCGATTAAGCAGCTCTCATTAATCCTTCTttttgccaaccaatcacaatTTAGGATGATGGTATTGTCTCCCCTCCCCCCTTGGTTGGTGTGAGTCTGTGAGCCTGGTTGCCACGACAGAAGCAGTGCCAGGAAGAAACTCAGATGAATCGAAGCCGCATCCAGATGAGAGCCAACCATGACCTTCTGACCCCCGACACACACGCAGTgtaagtgcacacacacacttacacccGAAGTTCATCACATTATTTAGAACATTCAGGTGAAGTTTCTGAACTGATATCAAGTAAAAGTGGGGCATTAACTTGGTTTTGTGAGGTTTACCTTTAATTTGTCGGTGACCAgtgtaatttataataataataataataataatacattaaaaaatagttACATTTTTATGAACAAACTTTTTGCGAAAGAATAGTAACAATATATAAGTCCAGCAATACAGAACAATGTAACAATAGCAACAAGCCGATactagcgtgttttttttttttttttacttccagtGCCAAGATCAGTCCAGTTCTCCAGCTGAGGTCAGAGGGTGTGGCCGTATTGTCCGGTGAGCCAAGTGACACCTCCAAGTTGACGAGGTCGTGTCCGGCAAGTCACCGTCTACGTTTTGAAGATGAGACGGAGGCTGAGGCTGACTCCCGTTATTTGGACCGGCAGAGACAACGTACAAGCCATCGATTCACAGGCAACCTGGTCTGCAAGCCCAAACTCAGTTTGTACGTCAACAGCAGGAAGGATGCAGGCCTTGAGGCCAATGGAGCCACGAGCGCAAGAGCAGTTTTATCGGGGGTTAATCCAATCCAGGGCCCATACAGACTGGACCTGTGGACTGAGCCAATCAAAGAAACTCACATTGGTTTGGTCACACCCCCGGACAGCTGTAGAAGAGGAGACGTGGCGACCGGACGACTCCGCGTACGGACAAGAAGAACTGATCAGATACAAGTCGGTGGAAACCGAGCCCCTCTCAAGGCCACACCCACCAAAGACCTGCCTATAAATCCTTATTCCCCTGACCTGTTGCCCTCTGGTCAAATTCTGAAGCAGTTCCATGAGGAGCATCAGCGAGAGGTCCAGGAGAAGAAGCCTTATCGAGATGCTGGAAGCCACAAGTCATCCACATCTGAGATAGCAGGTCTAAATCTTTGTTATTCAGTCATCATTCAAGGGGTACCCTTGAATGATGAATGCCGGTTGTAGGTCCCAGATGGAAACCTTTTTAACCGATAAATCACCTGAATCTGTACGATTTAGAAAACTAACTCAATTAAGTAGTAAATAgagtctttgttttattttgacagtGAACAAACAAAGCCTCCCTCCCTCAGGGAACACCAATGATGGACAAGTCAGAGAGCCAATGGGGGAAGAGCTTCATCTTCCTCAGCCGTGAGTACCGTAGACCTTCTGGAAACACAAAGCTCAGTTGGGCATCAGGACGCAGGAGGACGCTTGGGTATACagtaaagatgctaaaaccagtCCAATGAAGGTGAAGTGATGTTAAGTTATCCCAACAACAtccacatcttagctttgtgttatataTGACAAAGCCAATTAGTGTAATAGCTAATAATTCTTCtgattaataatacatttaattcatttttacagTATGTGGAGGGCCAataatggcccctgggccgcactttggacacccctgacccaAGCAATTGATGTATGTGATACTCATACTCGTCAAtgtcaacatttacatttgCCAGGCAATGATGGAAAATATGGGAAATTCTGGTCATCCCACCATCTTGCATCATTTATATTGTTGAAATTACATCACAGTCAGatgatgatacagtatatatgcgcCTGTCCGGTTTTCATAGATGTCTGCATGAATGCATTAATAGCAGCCATGTTTGTAGTCCAATACAGGAACTTGTTGCTTTGCTTACAAGAGGAATTTGcagcgggccacaaatggcccccaggccgcattATGGACACCCTGGGGTACAACATTTCAAGAACACAAATGAGTGTATTATGGGCTGTACATTTTGCTGTgactgaattaatgaatgacctTTGACCCGCAGTTTGTACACTGTGTTTCCTACAGATTCGGTTGCAGGCAGCACTCCTCTCGTCTGTCTCTTCGTCGTCTCTTCTCCAGCATTGCTGCACGGAGGGCTCGAACCGGCAGCCTGGACCGACTGACTGCGAAGCCTCGGCCAACTTCTGATCCCGCCCCCAACCGATACCAGCACCAAACGATGCCAGTTGGGTCTGCGAATGAGGCGAGAGCAGCTCGGAAGGTAGGAAGTGAAGTCCTTCAACAGCTTCTCTCTTGCTGTCACGTCAACATCAAAACCCGTTTGGAGTTCTGTAAGTCACTGTGTGCTCATCAAGTAAAAAAGATATGAGTGGACCCGTTGACCTCTTGTGACAGTAGAGATGACCTTTGTTTAATTTGTAAATGACTTCgctacacaaacaaaaaaatggcgtTTTAAGGGcaaagatttttttcttgtgtgttTCACTTTATTGTTGATACAGAGTATCAGCTGCCAAGTTTCATCATCACTGAAACTTTATTGTATTCTTCTTACTGTCACACACAGAATACTTTCCAGAAACATGTTAGTACGGTCGTGAGTGTCATgagaaatgtaattattattactgttagggttacttcctgttgtgttgaGGCAACCAAAGGAAAGGTGTCAGTCACTTATGtcaaaaaagcaataaaagaaACACATATGAAGAGCAAACAAACAATTTTAGTGTTATTCAATAAAAGTGTCGTTGACTAACGTTGCTGGAGGTGCTTTCAAGttcagagacaaaaaaaaaaacaaaaaaaaacctttgtccATCGAAGTCTGAATTGTTAAAAATTGCAAACTTTGACCTCCAGTTTACAGATGCAGGATGAAGGTCTGTCAATCAGAGGATGAAGAGCAGGAGGAGGATAACGAAGAGGATGGCGAGCAGCACACCTATGGCGCACCACTGGCGGCGATCTGCAGACAGATCGATCAATAAGATCAATAAGTACTAGGGGTGTAACAAGGGTTAGGTTTCCTTTACATATCATCAAATGCCAGGcagcaaaaaaaagtttgggaaaagtTTGTCATAATCTATctcaataattgtattttttaataaatataggccgcacagtggtctagtggtttgcatgttctccctgtccaTGTGTGCGTACACAGGCTTCCTCACACATTGCAAAATATGCAATTTAAtctataggtgtgaatgtgagtgcgactgtctgacgaccagtccagagtgtaccctgtccctcaccggaagacagctgggataggacaATCGGTATAAAAAATGGCTGGCTggatgaatattataatattaatattaatattataataccgGGGCCAATGAAGAACAAGCAGCAGGCAAAATGGCCTCTGGGTCACACTGTGGACAACACTGGTCTACATCCAGAGTGTACTCTGCTTCTCACccaaagtcggctgggatagactccagcaaacccctgCAATCCTAGTGAGAATTGACTGATGTGCAGTGTTTATTGACGCATAGCAAGAGGCATCAAACCCAGCCCTATTGTATACAGTGTGGTAAGTCGGTTCGCCTCTATACCCGGGTTGCGTGCCGAAAAATCTGATAATGGATATACGTATCTACCATTATACCCCTAATAAGTAcacttttggaatgttggaacaTTGAAGCACAAGTCTTACCGCTGGTCATGTGGGAAACTTTGGCCAGTTTCTTCATAACGTTATCCAGTCTGGACTGAGTGTTGTCCATCTCATGGCTGAAGTCATCCAACATACTGGAAAGAGAGCACACATCAACTCACACAATGTCCTGCTAACCTCACACTACAGCCCCACACAGCCTCGTCCTGCTTTGTTTCGTTCAAGAGTTGAACTCATGAGTTTGTAAATGTAGTTTGTCGTTCCTAATCCCCCAACAGTAGATGGAATTGTAACTCTGCTTCTAAACACACCTCTTCTAAATACACGCCTGGTCTGCCACAGAATAATAAgctgtagcaggagggatcgtgTTGCCTAAATTTAGTGGGTATTCAGACCCCTCTCGATTCTGCAACGGGTCTTTTTCTGGTTGTATTGGATACTTTTGGAGATTTGGAGACATGACTTCTCACGCAGCGGTCAGGGCTGCCATCCATAAAAACGTACATAggtcatggccaattatgcagaTTAGACGACAATGTCACAAATAGATTGAGAGAAAAACTGCAAGGTATTTGTGCATATGTGACTTCCACCAAAACTCACACAGACTGTTCATCCAACTCCATGCCAATCCTCTCAGACATATTCTTTAAGACTCCGATTGTTCCTGAAACAAGCTCCAACTGCTCGTCTTGCTGCTCTGCCATCagctgaaagaaagaaaagaaaatctcTTTGACATTAAGAGGCTTCATAGAGGAATCCAACATGTAGAACGGAGACTAATCTTTTTCAGTACCTGTTGTTGAACCTGCTGTTCCTCGATGAACTGAGAGTTGGCGTTCTGCAGCTGACGGTCCAGTCGGGTGTACTTATCCCCAGAGGTCTGCCACAGCGGACCCTGAGCACCACTATCACCCAGCAGAGCCTGGACACGTTTGACATCTTCAGCTTGTTGTCAACTTACtttaataatgtgtgtgtgtgtgtgtgtgtgtgtgtgtgtgtgcattcggGCGCATGAAGAACCTGTTTGTTTGTTCGGTCAATGCAGGCTACAGCTGGACTAGACATGTGCTCCTTCATCTCCTTtaagacaaacaaaaaatgtacactTGATGCTTGAGCCACACAAAAGTAGTGTGCAGTACATAAAGTCTATattggggtgtccaaaatgtcgCCTGGGTGTCATTTGTGGCCCGCAGCTcttatttttattggcccttgggGACATTCTAAAAAATACACTTAAACAAGATATctcaaaaaagagcaaaaattgaaaaaaaaaaaaaaaacaataactacGCAGGAAAGGGTCAATAAAGGGTCAGAATTTTAAAAGGTTATAGACATAATATCATGAGGACATAACGTTTTAGAAGAATAAACCTtttaaaaaagtgataatattgtgagaaacaaacaaaaaatttttaacAGGGAAAAAATGCAAAGAGAGCAATAATTGTACAGGAttaaaacttgtaatattagtagaataaagtgtcatataaaaagtcatacttttaaAGGGTTAAAGTTCTAAGATTATGAcgacaaaaaaaggcattttcaaAGCATAAAGGTGAAActaaaaaacagcattattttttaaaggcaTGATATTATGAGTAGCTAACAAAcccaaaaataattgaaaattgggtgggtagacaaaaatgcaaaaaattactTTACTAGAATAAGTGGAAaaattaggagaataaagtcataacgcaaaagaaaaaagaaaaaaatatgtaattaaaaaataaaaaaaaaaaacaacttcagaagcataaagttgtaaaaaaaatgtaagttacATTTTTAGGAAAATAAGGTGGGCAAAAATCATATTATAACAAGACTAAAGTCcaattacaagaatgaagtgaaaatatttggaaaaaataaaacaaaaataagataAGACCAAAAGTATAaagaaaaagttcatattaataataaacgaAGCTTAGCTAAGCTGATAAGACAAAGCGGAGATGCTGGTTCCTGTTTATTTCAATCCATATAATGTCTGAGCATGGAAAACGTTAGGACACCCCGGTGTTGTGTACATGAATGAGTTGTACCTTCACTGTGTGTCTTGTGCTGCTGATGAAGGCTTTTCTCTTGGACAGCTCTGCAGCATCCAGGTTGAATTTCTTGGGGTTGGATTCGACGATGCATTCACTTACAGTTAAGAAAGTGCAACGATGGGATCGGATGAAATTTGTTTTGTTGCTGACACTATGGGACATTGTCGACATGGTGGGGTTTATACACATTGTAATATACAGATGGTGGGTGGTGTTCAAAGGATATTGATGGTCTCATCGAGGTCTTCCAGGTCCCACTCGATTGAGCGTAAGCTGTTTCTCAGTTCATTGGTAGTCCAGTCCATCTCTTCCTTGGAGGCTCCGCCCCCTTCCAGCAACAACTCGCTCCATCTCTGATGGAGGCTCTGAGCTGCATTCACTGCCTTCTGCACCTCactgtacacatacacacagagtgacaGGCAGGAGTTGAGTTCACGTACTTTGTGGAGGCCAGATGTCCCCTGTCAGGACGTGTCTTCTTTTAAAAGTGTCTCTATATGAAACAGTATGTCAAACAAATAATTTTTCCAAGCATGTTATTTATTACATACTTTTGTAAGCGGCTAAACTTACAACATCAGAAGTGGCTCAAATAGTTATTTTCCTAGTTTATTTACCTAGTACCCCCATTTGAGAATTTGAGAAGTGCATGCAACAAAACATACACAGGGATCAACATTACTACAATTAGTGACATTTTGATAGTAAATCCAAGTAAATAACACAACATTGGTGTTTCAAGCTACTGCTTCTTCTATTGCTGTGTTCAGAACAGAGAATGAATTCTGTGGTTAGCCGAGACAGCTAACAATAGCATGAGCTTGGTGTAAACAATCCTGACCCTTTGACGACGAAGAACGGGTCTTCCATAGACATGTTGCGGTTCCCGGTTCAGTCCAAGCGGAGCTCCATCACACACGAACCACGGACGACACCGAAGGCTTCAAAAAACTTCAATTTGATCCCTGGATTCCGGCTCATGTAGTGTTTACATGAGACGGCGTCTACCGCAGCGGAAATAGCCGAATGACACCACCAAtgtggtggtggcggtggcgTCTTCGGCTTCTTCCGTAAACGACTAAAAAAAACGCCTTTGAAGTGTCTACTGTCCCCTAGCGGTGGTAGTGAACTTAGTGGAGATTGTGAAGTTAGACACGTCGCACATGAACACATAAATGCTGTCTGTCTgttccgtctgtctgtctgtctgtctgaaaGTTGCTCCCATGTCAATCCGCTTGGGAGCGACAGAGTACCTCACAATGTTTAAaggaccaaattaaaaaaaacgaagaAGAAGCACTCCAacacgaagaagaagaaaaagccgAAGAAGAAGACCACCACGAAGACGACGACGCAGACAGAACTGCAGTGTTGTCTCCGCGTGaccctttcttttggtataatTTAAACATAGATACTTTTGTTGCGACTGTATTTTCTAGAAGAGGAATCCCCGGAGCTAATTGTGAATCCTGACCGTTCGTGATCTTCCAAGGTCCGGGTAAGAAT is a window of Doryrhamphus excisus isolate RoL2022-K1 chromosome 5, RoL_Dexc_1.0, whole genome shotgun sequence DNA encoding:
- the LOC131130212 gene encoding uncharacterized protein LOC131130212; the protein is MNRSRIQMRANHDLLTPDTHAVAKISPVLQLRSEGVAVLSGEPSDTSKLTRSCPASHRLRFEDETEAEADSRYLDRQRQRTSHRFTGNLVCKPKLSLYVNSRKDAGLEANGATSARAVLSGVNPIQGPYRLDLWTEPIKETHIGLVTPPDSCRRGDVATGRLRVRTRRTDQIQVGGNRAPLKATPTKDLPINPYSPDLLPSGQILKQFHEEHQREVQEKKPYRDAGSHKSSTSEIAVNKQSLPPSGNTNDGQVREPMGEELHLPQPFGCRQHSSRLSLRRLFSSIAARRARTGSLDRLTAKPRPTSDPAPNRYQHQTMPVGSANEARAARKVGSEVLQQLLSCCHVNIKTRLEFCKSLCAHQVKKI
- the stx6 gene encoding syntaxin-6, yielding MSMEDPFFVVKGEVQKAVNAAQSLHQRWSELLLEGGGASKEEMDWTTNELRNSLRSIEWDLEDLDETISIVESNPKKFNLDAAELSKRKAFISSTRHTVKEMKEHMSSPAVACIDRTNKQALLGDSGAQGPLWQTSGDKYTRLDRQLQNANSQFIEEQQVQQQLMAEQQDEQLELVSGTIGVLKNMSERIGMELDEQSVMLDDFSHEMDNTQSRLDNVMKKLAKVSHMTSDRRQWCAIGVLLAILFVILLLLFIL